From Zhongshania aliphaticivorans, one genomic window encodes:
- a CDS encoding TonB-dependent receptor, translating to MSKHERMSRSIQARSTLFGVLISVLGVSAWAASPRVIEEVIVTANKKAESAQDVPLSISVISADFIQESGIADVSEITRYIPNVTFDASLALYTTITIRGFGTPPLGVGFEPSIGLVIDDVPYGRSTFAQDAVFDIDRLEVLRGPQGTLFGKNTLGGVLNFHTMDPSAEPEGFIKLGRGENIESSTAEAALSGPLVGDSLLARIAMRVSAADTLEFNSTRNEQQTQDDKALRLKLAWLISDSLSANFTGLYAESLTKGYTQSLTKASERSLRVFREYDPNVEADAYDQNTSTDSPTRSDREVHAASLSLIWRPDSLFGIQTPELTTIAAWSEVIIPYSLDVDYSPVNLVAFNEPPDGNPYSSSSLEVRLAGEIAPPFGLGESLDMVVGVFAQHSTNSVFQEIDVDLNGLIAFGRAGAIVQNIQFPLDPILIGLPVDTSGLIIGGLERERYISGTDAETDSFALFSQFNWSFTERLTATFGLRYGADESSGASFSQVADGNSISGGSLNQRNFDAPNLKRKETNVSPKFALNYAVLPDVNVYMNAAKGFKAGGFDPAPLNDDHLEYDGEETLTYEAGIKSRLLGGSLTLNMAVFDSDVKNLQIRTFSGVTLTTFNAPESASRGAEMDFFWLPPIDGLSLAGSLAYLDANYVYFPEGPPLFTPEQDQTQDLSGRPLPYAPRWSGSLSPRWEIPLFGSDHLLGSIRMNISYTGERYQDSDIDPNTLQDEITRIDAGLGLRSERDQWSVNFQARNLSREQDSVLILDQPLIPGNYTKAPLPDQTIYQMDVRFSF from the coding sequence ATGAGCAAGCACGAGAGAATGTCGCGCTCTATACAGGCCCGCAGCACCCTATTTGGTGTACTCATTTCGGTGCTAGGCGTATCGGCGTGGGCAGCCAGCCCGCGAGTGATCGAAGAAGTGATTGTGACGGCCAACAAAAAGGCCGAAAGCGCACAGGACGTGCCCTTATCGATATCGGTTATTAGCGCTGATTTCATTCAGGAGTCGGGCATTGCCGACGTCAGCGAAATTACCCGCTACATCCCCAATGTCACCTTTGATGCGTCATTGGCCCTTTACACCACCATCACCATACGCGGCTTTGGCACACCGCCATTGGGCGTTGGTTTTGAACCGTCAATTGGTTTAGTCATAGACGACGTACCCTATGGGCGATCGACCTTCGCCCAAGATGCGGTGTTTGATATTGATCGCCTCGAAGTATTACGCGGCCCGCAAGGTACCTTATTCGGGAAAAACACCTTAGGTGGCGTGCTCAACTTCCACACCATGGACCCAAGCGCAGAACCTGAAGGCTTTATTAAGCTCGGGCGTGGCGAAAATATCGAAAGCAGTACCGCAGAGGCCGCCCTGTCCGGCCCCTTAGTAGGCGATAGCTTACTCGCCCGCATCGCAATGCGTGTCAGCGCCGCCGACACCTTGGAATTTAACAGCACACGAAATGAGCAACAGACCCAAGACGATAAGGCGCTGCGCTTAAAATTAGCATGGCTCATTAGCGATTCACTCTCGGCTAACTTTACCGGCCTCTACGCGGAGTCACTGACCAAGGGCTACACCCAATCGTTAACCAAGGCTAGCGAACGGAGCCTGCGAGTATTTCGCGAATACGACCCAAATGTTGAAGCGGACGCCTACGACCAAAATACCTCCACTGACTCACCGACTCGCTCAGATCGCGAAGTTCATGCGGCATCACTCAGCCTCATCTGGCGACCAGATAGTTTATTTGGCATTCAGACTCCGGAACTCACCACCATTGCAGCCTGGTCTGAAGTGATTATTCCCTACTCTTTAGACGTTGATTACTCCCCAGTAAACTTAGTTGCCTTTAATGAGCCACCAGATGGAAACCCTTACTCATCTAGCTCACTGGAGGTGAGACTCGCAGGTGAGATAGCGCCGCCATTTGGCTTAGGCGAAAGCCTCGACATGGTCGTTGGGGTATTTGCCCAGCATTCGACCAATAGTGTTTTTCAAGAAATTGATGTCGACCTAAACGGCCTTATCGCCTTTGGCCGCGCAGGGGCCATAGTGCAAAACATCCAGTTCCCCCTTGATCCAATATTGATCGGCCTACCGGTCGATACCAGCGGCCTCATTATTGGTGGTTTAGAAAGGGAGCGCTATATTTCTGGAACAGATGCCGAAACCGACTCTTTTGCGCTATTTTCGCAATTTAACTGGTCGTTCACGGAACGCTTAACAGCTACCTTTGGTTTGCGTTACGGCGCAGACGAATCCAGTGGCGCGTCTTTTTCCCAAGTTGCTGACGGCAACAGCATTTCCGGCGGCTCGCTCAATCAGCGCAATTTTGACGCGCCGAACCTCAAGCGCAAAGAAACCAATGTTTCGCCCAAGTTCGCTTTAAACTACGCCGTATTGCCCGATGTGAATGTCTATATGAACGCGGCTAAAGGCTTTAAGGCCGGTGGCTTCGACCCCGCCCCGCTCAACGACGATCATTTAGAATACGACGGCGAGGAAACACTCACCTATGAAGCGGGTATAAAATCTCGCCTGCTGGGTGGATCACTCACGCTCAATATGGCGGTATTTGATAGTGATGTTAAAAACCTTCAAATCCGCACCTTCTCTGGCGTTACCCTCACGACCTTTAATGCCCCAGAGTCGGCCAGTCGCGGCGCCGAAATGGACTTTTTCTGGCTGCCGCCCATCGACGGTTTAAGCTTAGCGGGGAGCCTCGCCTATTTAGACGCCAACTATGTCTACTTTCCAGAAGGCCCACCGCTGTTCACACCTGAACAAGATCAAACCCAAGACCTCAGCGGCAGGCCCTTACCCTATGCGCCACGCTGGTCGGGCTCATTATCACCCCGCTGGGAAATACCCTTGTTTGGTAGTGACCACCTACTCGGCAGTATTCGCATGAATATTTCGTACACTGGCGAACGCTACCAAGACTCAGATATTGACCCCAACACCTTGCAGGATGAAATTACACGTATTGATGCTGGTCTGGGATTGCGCTCAGAACGCGACCAATGGTCTGTTAATTTTCAAGCGCGCAATTTGAGCCGAGAGCAGGACTCTGTTTTAATTCTTGATCAACCCTTAATTCCGGGTAATTACACCAAAGCCCCATTGCCCGACCAAACGATCTATCAAATGGATGTTCGATTTAGTTTTTAA
- a CDS encoding IS4 family transposase: protein MAHHNTVFSQLLKLVSRHEFENLAKQHHEGQKLRKMSRWSQFVALSLAQFSGRSSLRDIVSNLSAQAARLYHLGTGNVSRSTLSRVNESQPYTLYEALFHKLLSRCQGVAPKHGFRFGNKLYSLDSTTIDLCLSVFPWAKFRRAKGAVKVHIGLDHDGLLPSFVSISDGKKHDVTVGRVLEFPADSIVVMDRAYTDYTWFKALNDKGIFFVTRQKRNATYRIIERREVIKSKGLTCDQTILITGAKAKTCPIPLRRIGFRDAETGKHYVFLTNNFHLAAKTIADIYKSRWKIELFFKCIKQNLKIKSFVGTSKNAVMTQIWIAMCAYLLLAWIKFSSQIDRSLQQMIRLLQLNLFERRELLPLLRGDPPEPIDNNIHPQLCLM from the coding sequence TTGGCACATCATAACACGGTATTTTCTCAATTGTTAAAACTCGTATCGAGACATGAATTTGAGAATCTCGCCAAACAGCATCACGAGGGTCAAAAACTGCGCAAAATGTCGCGCTGGTCTCAGTTCGTCGCGCTGAGTTTGGCGCAATTTTCTGGCCGATCCAGCTTACGCGATATCGTCAGCAATCTGTCTGCCCAAGCGGCCAGGCTTTACCACCTCGGTACCGGTAATGTGTCGAGAAGCACTCTTTCCCGCGTGAATGAAAGTCAGCCCTATACGCTTTACGAAGCGCTGTTTCATAAACTGCTTTCTCGCTGCCAAGGCGTCGCGCCCAAACATGGATTTCGCTTTGGGAACAAACTGTATTCTCTCGATTCCACAACTATTGACCTGTGTCTTTCCGTGTTCCCTTGGGCAAAATTCCGTCGTGCCAAAGGAGCAGTAAAAGTGCATATTGGCCTAGATCATGACGGACTACTTCCCAGCTTTGTCAGCATTAGCGATGGCAAAAAGCACGATGTCACTGTCGGTCGCGTCCTTGAATTCCCTGCTGATAGCATTGTGGTAATGGATCGTGCCTATACCGATTACACATGGTTTAAGGCCCTGAATGACAAAGGAATATTTTTCGTTACTCGACAAAAACGTAATGCCACGTACCGTATTATCGAACGCCGCGAGGTCATTAAATCCAAAGGCCTGACATGTGATCAGACCATACTGATCACCGGGGCAAAGGCAAAGACTTGCCCAATTCCTTTGCGCCGGATCGGCTTCCGTGATGCTGAAACCGGCAAGCACTATGTGTTTCTGACCAACAACTTCCATCTTGCCGCCAAGACCATTGCTGATATCTACAAATCCCGCTGGAAAATTGAATTGTTCTTCAAATGCATCAAGCAAAACCTGAAAATCAAATCCTTTGTCGGCACGTCCAAGAACGCGGTCATGACCCAGATTTGGATTGCTATGTGCGCCTATCTACTGCTGGCTTGGATTAAGTTCAGTAGCCAAATTGATCGCAGCCTGCAGCAAATGATTCGCCTTTTGCAGCTCAATTTATTTGAGCGCAGAGAGTTGCTGCCTTTGCTAAGAGGTGATCCACCGGAGCCAATCGACAACAACATTCATCCGCAACTATGCTTGATGTGA
- a CDS encoding SDR family NAD(P)-dependent oxidoreductase — MLHTLDERITVKRKLADCFAYLRDFSTIEQWDPSVFSAHKLTAGPIAIGCQYQLELKMPGGQQIAMRYTQLAIKEQKLLVLEGRGANFTALDTLHFKAITADTTEIHYRAELNFQGLSSPAYSLLKPILNRIGKNAARGLKQALEIPDTPKQRLKDRISDHLLLPAALNFGRRGYLRQARKSHANRLDGKVIAITGPTAGLGLSAASELSRLGATLILIGRDNSRLIQSAKQIMDFSGCRKNQLSRYETDFSDLNDTANIGRQISAEHPCIDVLINNAGALFNEREVSNEGFERSIAVNFLAPILLTKVLSPSLHKDSRVINVVSGGLYTQGLALEDMQFCKPPYNGSKAYARAKRALLTMSEHTETAAIVHNMHPGWAATPGLAKSLPAFNKALSPLLRDSRMGADTMVWLASAPELANYRQTKLWFDRHVHTDAVLPGTRSTKSDIEKLRQWSNDALFKYLKPKEHGQFPTQESADFQFLSRVKGVN; from the coding sequence ATGCTACATACGCTAGATGAACGCATTACCGTAAAGCGCAAGCTCGCCGATTGCTTCGCCTACTTGCGCGATTTTTCTACCATTGAGCAATGGGACCCGAGCGTATTCAGTGCCCATAAACTCACCGCTGGCCCGATAGCTATTGGCTGTCAGTACCAGCTTGAGCTAAAAATGCCCGGCGGCCAACAGATCGCAATGCGCTACACTCAGCTCGCCATTAAAGAACAAAAATTACTCGTATTAGAAGGGCGCGGAGCCAATTTTACGGCCCTAGACACCCTACACTTTAAGGCCATTACCGCTGACACCACCGAAATTCATTATCGAGCAGAGTTAAATTTTCAGGGTTTATCGTCGCCAGCTTATTCCTTGCTTAAACCTATTCTTAATCGCATTGGCAAAAACGCCGCGCGGGGCTTAAAACAGGCACTTGAAATTCCCGACACCCCAAAACAGAGATTGAAAGACCGCATCAGCGACCACCTCCTTTTACCCGCCGCCCTGAATTTTGGCCGTCGTGGCTACTTACGACAAGCGCGAAAATCCCACGCAAATCGACTCGACGGCAAAGTCATTGCCATTACCGGCCCTACCGCCGGACTGGGGCTTAGTGCCGCGAGTGAACTCTCCCGTCTTGGCGCCACGCTTATTTTAATCGGCCGTGACAACTCGCGCCTAATTCAATCAGCCAAGCAAATAATGGATTTTAGTGGTTGCAGAAAGAATCAACTTAGCCGTTATGAAACCGATTTCTCCGACCTCAATGACACAGCCAATATTGGCCGCCAAATCAGCGCAGAACACCCCTGTATTGACGTATTGATAAATAATGCGGGGGCACTATTTAATGAACGGGAAGTGAGCAATGAAGGCTTTGAACGCAGTATCGCAGTAAACTTTCTAGCCCCCATACTGCTCACAAAAGTACTCAGTCCCAGCCTGCACAAAGACAGCCGCGTAATTAATGTGGTGTCTGGGGGGCTTTATACTCAAGGACTTGCCCTCGAGGATATGCAGTTTTGCAAGCCACCTTACAATGGCAGCAAAGCCTATGCCCGCGCCAAACGCGCGCTCCTCACCATGAGCGAGCACACGGAAACTGCTGCTATTGTTCACAATATGCATCCTGGCTGGGCAGCAACACCCGGCCTCGCAAAATCGCTGCCGGCATTTAACAAAGCCCTAAGCCCACTGCTCCGAGACAGCCGAATGGGAGCAGACACCATGGTATGGCTAGCCTCAGCGCCAGAGTTAGCCAACTATCGACAGACCAAGCTATGGTTTGACCGCCATGTCCATACCGATGCGGTGTTACCAGGTACTCGCAGTACAAAGAGCGATATCGAAAAACTTCGGCAATGGAGCAATGACGCCTTATTCAAGTACCTTAAACCAAAAGAGCATGGGCAATTTCCTACACAAGAGAGTGCAGATTTCCAGTTTCTAAGTAGGGTGAAGGGAGTAAACTAA
- a CDS encoding FKBP-type peptidyl-prolyl cis-trans isomerase, with the protein MNKTLVCAVVMSGLLTACGGDKSSKADLGSEIGKVSYGIGANIGARFGEDLPLDVDAFSAGVRDALAGGEMQMTEEEIMSTLQAYQQKQLAERQEEAQAAGGKNQAEADAFFAKNGSVDGVTTTESGLQYQVLVEGNGAKPTADDTVEVHYHGTLLDGTVFDSSYQRGETVSFPVGGVIPGWTEALQLMPVGSKWKLFIPPSLAYGAGGAGQMIGPNAALVFDVELISIAGAE; encoded by the coding sequence ATGAATAAAACACTGGTATGTGCGGTGGTAATGAGTGGTCTGCTGACGGCTTGCGGCGGTGATAAGTCATCAAAAGCTGATTTAGGTAGCGAAATTGGCAAAGTAAGTTACGGTATTGGCGCGAACATTGGCGCTCGTTTCGGTGAGGATCTGCCTTTGGATGTTGACGCCTTTAGTGCCGGGGTTCGCGATGCCCTCGCTGGTGGCGAAATGCAAATGACTGAAGAAGAGATTATGAGTACCCTGCAGGCTTACCAACAGAAACAGTTGGCCGAGCGTCAGGAAGAGGCTCAGGCTGCGGGCGGTAAAAACCAGGCAGAAGCAGATGCCTTTTTCGCTAAAAACGGCAGTGTTGACGGTGTAACGACGACTGAAAGCGGCCTGCAATATCAGGTTTTGGTTGAAGGTAACGGCGCTAAGCCAACCGCAGACGACACCGTTGAAGTCCACTACCACGGCACTCTGCTCGATGGCACTGTGTTTGATAGCTCCTATCAGCGCGGCGAAACCGTGAGTTTCCCAGTGGGTGGTGTTATTCCGGGTTGGACTGAAGCCCTGCAACTGATGCCAGTAGGCTCCAAGTGGAAGTTGTTTATTCCGCCATCACTCGCTTATGGCGCCGGTGGTGCAGGCCAAATGATCGGCCCGAATGCGGCGTTGGTGTTTGATGTAGAGTTGATTTCGATTGCTGGCGCTGAGTAA
- a CDS encoding TIGR02444 family protein, which yields MDEKFVDDRPQGALQDYPLWDYALAVYSQPAIQAQCLVLQDRYDLDVNLLLAAGYWACAERCWSATQVAELVAVSAELRESYVLPLRALRRKAEGPKRQDLYRALKNAELAAERLQIEALAQQLGGFSGNAKPKSQNRYLANLTMYAKRYKGSEQLKLAACLSELAASLAAAT from the coding sequence ATGGATGAAAAATTTGTCGATGACCGACCCCAAGGCGCGTTGCAAGATTACCCGCTCTGGGATTATGCGCTGGCAGTGTACTCGCAACCGGCGATCCAAGCCCAGTGTTTAGTCCTGCAAGATCGCTATGACTTGGATGTGAATTTGTTGTTGGCGGCCGGTTATTGGGCTTGTGCCGAGCGTTGTTGGTCGGCGACCCAGGTGGCTGAGTTGGTGGCGGTATCGGCCGAATTGCGCGAAAGCTATGTGCTGCCGCTGCGGGCATTGCGCCGTAAAGCCGAAGGGCCTAAGCGACAAGACTTGTACCGCGCTTTGAAAAACGCTGAATTGGCGGCCGAGCGCTTGCAAATTGAGGCGCTGGCTCAGCAGCTAGGTGGGTTTTCTGGTAATGCCAAGCCTAAGAGCCAAAATCGCTATTTGGCCAATTTAACGATGTATGCCAAGCGCTATAAAGGCAGCGAACAACTTAAATTGGCAGCTTGCCTCAGCGAACTGGCAGCGTCGCTGGCGGCTGCGACCTAA
- a CDS encoding ATP-binding cassette domain-containing protein produces the protein MIELLNLSLQRGGKPLLEAVDLRVNPGEHIALVGANGSGKSSLFQLLCGKLVADSGELRLPSNWQIAQMRQEVDASDQPAIEYVIDGHHRFREIEASIAACRDDHQLAELHGELDLINAYQIRSDAERLLTGLGFKLNELENPVTDFSGGWRIRLNLAQALMCPSDLMLLDEPTNHLDLDASLWLEQWLHRYEGTLLLISHDRDFIDACCDHVVHLERETLTRYRGNYSAFERQRGERMAQQQQAFEKQQVVRAHMEDFVRRFRAKATKAKQAQSRLKALERMADIAPAHIDSPFHFKFYEATQFSDPLLSLSQADLGYDSAIVKKLNLSIHPNTRLGLLGANGAGKSTLMKTLAGSLKPLHGQRQQGEHLYMGYFNQHQLESLDLAASPILQLQRLRPTAREQEIRNFIGGFNFHGSHAEQSCENFSGGEKARLALALIVWQKPNLLLLDEPTNHLDLEMCHALTSALQNFEGAVILVSHDRHLLRNTVDEFLLVDSGKAEPFDGSLDDYRHWLLNRDKSAPASELDNSAPLVDKKQARQDAAARRAQLAPLTSKIKKLEQQMSKLGEQMSAIEAQLADISLYDEANKNKLKQVLAEQTQLRTKNDDTEEQWLALQEELELLEAGV, from the coding sequence ATGATAGAACTCCTGAATCTCAGCTTACAACGCGGCGGCAAACCCTTGCTAGAGGCCGTCGACCTCCGAGTGAATCCCGGCGAGCATATTGCGCTAGTTGGCGCCAATGGCAGCGGGAAATCCAGCCTTTTTCAGCTGCTCTGCGGCAAACTTGTCGCCGACAGTGGCGAACTGCGCCTGCCCAGCAATTGGCAGATTGCCCAAATGCGCCAAGAAGTCGATGCCAGCGATCAGCCTGCCATTGAATATGTGATCGACGGGCACCATCGCTTCCGTGAAATAGAGGCAAGTATTGCCGCTTGCCGCGACGACCACCAACTGGCTGAGCTTCACGGCGAACTCGATCTGATAAACGCCTATCAGATTCGCAGCGACGCCGAGCGCCTCCTTACCGGCCTCGGTTTTAAGCTGAATGAGCTAGAAAATCCGGTCACTGATTTTTCTGGCGGCTGGCGTATTCGTCTCAATTTGGCTCAGGCGCTGATGTGCCCCTCAGACCTGATGCTGCTCGACGAACCCACCAACCACCTCGACCTTGATGCCAGCCTCTGGCTGGAGCAGTGGCTGCACCGCTACGAGGGCACCCTGTTATTGATCTCTCACGACCGTGATTTTATCGACGCCTGTTGCGACCATGTTGTTCACCTTGAGCGCGAAACCCTAACTCGCTATCGCGGCAACTACTCAGCCTTCGAGCGCCAGCGCGGCGAGCGGATGGCCCAGCAACAGCAGGCCTTTGAAAAGCAGCAAGTCGTCCGCGCCCATATGGAGGACTTTGTTCGTCGCTTCCGCGCCAAAGCCACCAAGGCCAAACAGGCTCAGAGCCGTCTTAAAGCATTAGAGCGCATGGCCGATATTGCACCAGCGCACATCGACTCGCCTTTTCATTTTAAATTTTACGAGGCCACCCAGTTCTCAGACCCCCTGCTGAGTTTGTCGCAAGCCGATCTCGGCTACGACAGCGCCATTGTTAAAAAACTGAATTTAAGTATTCACCCCAATACGCGCCTGGGCTTACTTGGCGCCAACGGCGCGGGCAAATCGACGCTGATGAAAACCCTGGCTGGCAGCCTCAAGCCTCTGCATGGTCAACGCCAACAGGGCGAGCACCTGTACATGGGTTATTTTAACCAGCACCAGCTCGAGTCACTGGATTTAGCCGCCAGCCCGATACTGCAATTGCAACGTCTGCGGCCGACTGCCCGCGAACAGGAAATTCGCAATTTCATTGGTGGCTTTAATTTTCACGGCAGCCACGCCGAACAGAGCTGCGAAAATTTCTCGGGCGGCGAGAAAGCCCGACTGGCACTGGCACTCATTGTTTGGCAAAAACCGAACCTCTTGCTGCTTGACGAGCCAACCAACCATTTAGACTTGGAAATGTGTCACGCGCTCACCAGCGCCTTACAAAATTTTGAGGGCGCGGTAATTCTCGTGTCCCACGACCGCCATTTACTGCGTAATACCGTGGACGAATTTTTACTGGTCGACAGTGGCAAAGCGGAGCCCTTTGACGGCAGCTTGGACGATTACCGCCATTGGCTGCTCAACCGCGATAAAAGCGCACCTGCAAGCGAACTAGACAACAGCGCGCCCTTGGTCGACAAAAAGCAAGCTCGCCAAGACGCCGCCGCCCGCCGGGCGCAACTCGCGCCATTGACCTCAAAAATCAAAAAACTCGAACAGCAAATGAGTAAGCTCGGCGAACAGATGTCCGCGATTGAAGCGCAACTTGCCGATATTAGCCTTTACGATGAAGCGAATAAGAATAAGCTTAAACAGGTACTCGCCGAGCAAACGCAGCTGCGTACAAAGAACGATGACACCGAGGAGCAGTGGCTTGCACTGCAAGAAGAGTTAGAACTACTGGAAGCCGGGGTTTAA
- a CDS encoding glutathione S-transferase family protein, with product MLKLYGFAVSNYFNMVKHAMLYKGLAFDEITTFPGADPAYIDKSPMGKVPCIETEQGCLAETSVILSYLEAAYPEKPLYPADAFQRAKVNEIMKVAELYIELPARRLFPEVLAGKAVSDDIKAESRETLTKGCKALAALIQLPDSPYVAGDSMSMADIVLRYALIPAGMCAHAIYQWDLVAEVPGLAQWSKRMAGQDISQQLDKANQEGMAAFLQAMKSK from the coding sequence ATGCTCAAATTATACGGTTTTGCAGTAAGTAATTACTTCAATATGGTCAAACACGCGATGCTTTATAAGGGGCTCGCGTTTGACGAAATTACGACTTTCCCCGGTGCAGATCCTGCGTACATTGATAAAAGCCCCATGGGTAAGGTGCCGTGTATTGAAACTGAGCAGGGCTGCCTAGCAGAGACCAGCGTTATTCTGAGCTATTTGGAGGCCGCTTACCCAGAAAAGCCCCTCTACCCTGCGGACGCGTTTCAGCGTGCCAAAGTAAATGAAATTATGAAGGTGGCGGAGTTGTATATTGAGCTGCCTGCGCGGCGCTTATTTCCCGAGGTGTTGGCGGGCAAAGCGGTGAGCGATGATATTAAAGCTGAGTCGCGGGAAACCCTGACCAAAGGCTGTAAGGCCTTGGCGGCGTTGATTCAGTTGCCGGACAGTCCCTACGTGGCGGGTGATAGCATGAGCATGGCCGATATTGTGCTGCGTTACGCCTTAATTCCCGCGGGCATGTGCGCCCATGCTATTTATCAGTGGGATCTTGTCGCCGAGGTGCCGGGCTTGGCGCAGTGGAGCAAGCGTATGGCAGGTCAGGATATTTCACAACAGCTCGACAAGGCCAACCAAGAAGGTATGGCGGCGTTTTTGCAGGCGATGAAATCTAAGTAA
- a CDS encoding class I SAM-dependent methyltransferase, whose protein sequence is MTIALPLDMTDIKGFLADDEAEALYRYALSMAGRGPVLEVGSYCGKSTIYLGLACQQKQGVVYAVDHHIGSEEHQLGEMFHDPELYDTSEARFDTFKAFRRNIRRAGLEDTVVPLVATSEVSARHWQTPLAMVFIDGGHSLDAALCDYRCWATHIMKGGILAIHDLFPAPEEGGQAPYAIYKLALASGLFEEIARVNTLGLLRRL, encoded by the coding sequence ATGACCATTGCGCTCCCCCTAGATATGACCGACATCAAAGGCTTTTTGGCCGACGACGAAGCCGAGGCTTTGTATCGTTATGCGCTGAGTATGGCTGGACGCGGGCCGGTATTGGAGGTGGGCAGCTACTGCGGTAAATCCACTATTTATTTAGGCCTTGCCTGCCAACAAAAGCAGGGCGTTGTCTACGCCGTCGACCACCATATTGGCTCAGAGGAGCATCAGCTCGGGGAGATGTTTCACGACCCCGAACTTTATGACACCAGCGAAGCGCGCTTTGATACGTTTAAAGCATTCCGACGCAATATCCGCCGCGCCGGATTAGAAGATACCGTTGTGCCCCTCGTCGCTACCTCTGAAGTGAGTGCCCGTCACTGGCAGACTCCGTTAGCGATGGTGTTTATTGATGGCGGCCACAGCCTCGACGCCGCGCTCTGCGATTACCGCTGCTGGGCCACACACATCATGAAGGGTGGCATACTCGCCATTCACGACTTATTCCCAGCGCCAGAAGAAGGTGGCCAAGCCCCTTATGCTATTTACAAATTGGCCCTGGCCTCGGGCCTGTTTGAAGAAATTGCTCGCGTTAACACCCTAGGTTTACTCCGCCGCCTGTAG
- a CDS encoding 2OG-Fe(II) oxygenase, producing MTAELLVSAPSAELIFDQIADALVETGYAVLPLALPPSISEAMFLRIASFEDEVFQAAGVGRAEEFQLNPFVRKDEIRWLSAQDPVEASYLAWMEQLRLGLNKRLFMGLFDYEAHFSRYCEGAFYKKHVDAFKGRTNRVLSTVFYLNPGWASADGGHLLMYSDEHGASLEPIARITPLMGSLVVFLSDRFPHEVTAANRLRYSIAGWFRVNASLGAHLDPPR from the coding sequence GTGACGGCAGAATTATTAGTATCAGCCCCAAGTGCGGAGCTGATCTTTGATCAAATAGCGGATGCCTTGGTCGAGACTGGCTACGCCGTTTTGCCGCTTGCACTGCCGCCTAGCATCAGCGAGGCTATGTTTCTGCGGATTGCGTCTTTTGAAGATGAAGTCTTTCAAGCTGCGGGGGTGGGGCGCGCCGAAGAGTTCCAACTTAATCCCTTTGTACGCAAAGATGAGATTCGTTGGTTGTCGGCCCAAGATCCAGTTGAAGCCAGTTATTTAGCGTGGATGGAGCAATTGCGCCTAGGCCTAAACAAACGACTTTTTATGGGATTATTCGATTACGAGGCCCATTTTTCGCGCTATTGCGAGGGTGCATTTTACAAAAAACATGTCGATGCATTTAAGGGGCGTACTAACCGAGTTTTGTCTACGGTGTTCTATTTAAACCCGGGCTGGGCATCGGCTGACGGCGGCCATTTGCTCATGTACAGCGACGAACACGGCGCGTCGCTAGAGCCCATTGCGAGAATAACGCCATTGATGGGTAGCTTGGTGGTGTTTCTCAGTGATCGCTTCCCCCACGAGGTCACCGCGGCAAATCGCCTGCGCTATAGTATTGCGGGTTGGTTTAGGGTGAATGCGAGTCTTGGCGCCCACCTTGATCCGCCACGCTAG